One window from the genome of Enterobacter asburiae encodes:
- a CDS encoding DUF3748 domain-containing protein — protein sequence MKQITFASRNHQLTNINTWTPDSQWLVYDVRPSGASFTGETIERVNVGTGEVEVVYRATDGAHVGVVTVHPAQDKYVFIHGPKNPDADWHYDFHHRQGVIAQNGQVSNLDAMDITAPYTPGALRGGSHVHVFSPNGQLVSFTYNDHVLHERDPKLDLRNVGVAAPYGPVNPQGNHPREYSGTFWSVLVSRTTPDPQPGSDEINRAYEEGWVGNHRLAFIGDTLSAQGEKVPELFIVDLPKDEQGWKRVGDAPLQGTTVTLPAPPAGVMQRRLTFTHQRAYPGLVNLPRHWVRSNPQGTQIAFLMRDDNGIVQLWLISPEGGEPRQLTHTGSDIQSAFNWHPAGDSLGFVLENRIACCDAQSGEVTFLTSDHGNPPSADAVVFSPDGRVIAWMEETGGFRQLWATETAQN from the coding sequence ATGAAACAAATCACCTTCGCCTCCCGTAACCACCAGCTGACAAACATCAATACCTGGACGCCGGACAGCCAGTGGCTGGTCTACGACGTGCGCCCGTCCGGTGCGTCGTTCACCGGCGAAACCATCGAGCGGGTCAATGTCGGTACGGGTGAGGTAGAGGTGGTTTATCGCGCCACCGATGGCGCGCACGTTGGCGTGGTGACCGTTCATCCTGCCCAGGATAAATATGTCTTTATCCACGGCCCGAAAAACCCGGACGCAGACTGGCACTACGATTTTCATCATCGCCAGGGAGTGATTGCGCAAAACGGTCAGGTGAGCAACCTGGACGCGATGGATATCACTGCGCCCTACACCCCAGGTGCGCTGCGCGGCGGCAGCCACGTCCATGTCTTCAGCCCGAACGGGCAGCTCGTCAGCTTTACTTATAACGACCATGTCCTGCACGAGCGCGATCCTAAACTTGATTTACGCAACGTCGGCGTGGCTGCGCCTTACGGCCCGGTGAACCCGCAGGGAAACCATCCCCGTGAATATTCGGGAACCTTCTGGAGCGTGCTGGTTAGCCGCACGACGCCTGATCCACAGCCGGGCAGCGATGAAATCAACCGCGCTTACGAAGAGGGCTGGGTGGGAAACCACAGGCTGGCGTTTATCGGCGACACCCTCTCTGCGCAGGGCGAAAAAGTACCCGAACTGTTTATCGTCGACCTGCCGAAAGACGAGCAGGGCTGGAAGCGGGTGGGCGATGCGCCGCTGCAGGGCACGACAGTGACCCTGCCAGCGCCGCCTGCCGGGGTGATGCAGCGTCGTCTGACCTTTACGCATCAGAGGGCGTATCCAGGCCTGGTGAACCTGCCGCGTCACTGGGTACGCAGCAACCCGCAGGGGACGCAGATCGCGTTTCTGATGCGGGATGATAACGGCATTGTGCAGCTGTGGCTGATCTCTCCTGAGGGCGGCGAGCCGCGCCAGTTGACGCATACCGGGAGCGATATTCAGTCAGCATTTAACTGGCATCCTGCGGGCGATAGTCTGGGGTTTGTGCTCGAAAACCGGATCGCCTGCTGCGACGCGCAGAGCGGAGAGGTGACGTTTTTGACGTCCGATCACGGCAACCCGCCGTCTGCTGATGCGGTCGTGTTTTCCCCGGACGGGCGCGTTATTGCATGGATGGAAGAGACAGGCGGTTTCCGTCAGCTTTGGGCAACGGAAACCGCGCAGAACTAG
- the yidA gene encoding sugar-phosphatase produces MAIKLIAIDMDGTLLLPDHTISPAVKNAIAAARAKGVNVVLTTGRPYAGVHSYLKELHMNQPGDYCITYNGALVQKAADGSTVAQTALSYDDYLFLEKLSREVGSHFHALDRNTLYTANRDISYYTVHESYVATIPLVFCEAEKMDPATQFLKVMMIDEPEILDKAIARIPAEVKEKYTVLKSAPYFLEILDKRVNKGTGVKSLADALGIKPEEIMALGDQENDIAMIEFAGMGVAMDNAIPSVKEVANFVTKSNLEDGVAYAIEKFVLN; encoded by the coding sequence ATGGCTATCAAACTCATTGCAATCGACATGGACGGCACGCTGCTGCTGCCAGACCACACCATCTCTCCAGCCGTTAAAAACGCGATCGCCGCGGCGCGCGCAAAGGGCGTGAATGTGGTCCTGACCACGGGGCGTCCGTATGCGGGCGTACACAGCTACCTGAAAGAGCTGCACATGAATCAGCCTGGCGACTACTGCATAACCTATAACGGCGCGCTGGTGCAGAAAGCCGCAGATGGCAGTACGGTTGCGCAAACCGCGCTGAGCTACGATGACTACCTGTTCCTGGAAAAGCTGTCCCGGGAAGTGGGGTCCCACTTCCACGCGCTCGATCGCAATACGCTCTATACCGCCAACCGCGATATCAGCTACTACACGGTGCATGAATCCTACGTTGCGACCATTCCGCTGGTCTTCTGTGAAGCGGAGAAAATGGACCCGGCGACGCAGTTCCTGAAAGTGATGATGATCGACGAGCCGGAGATCCTGGATAAAGCGATTGCGCGCATTCCGGCGGAGGTAAAAGAGAAGTACACCGTGCTGAAAAGTGCGCCGTACTTCCTCGAAATTCTCGATAAACGCGTCAATAAAGGCACCGGCGTGAAATCTCTGGCCGATGCGCTGGGTATCAAGCCGGAAGAGATCATGGCGCTGGGCGACCAGGAAAACGACATCGCGATGATTGAGTTCGCAGGCATGGGCGTGGCGATGGATAACGCGATCCCGTCGGTGAAAGAAGTGGCTAATTTTGTGACCAAATCCAACCTCGAAGACGGCGTGGCTTACGCCATTGAGAAGTTTGTGCTGAACTAA
- a CDS encoding zinc-dependent alcohol dehydrogenase family protein has translation MTETMQRWSMDALGRENLKLTQAPVPQPGPGEVRVRVNAVALNYRDKMVVEGTMPIPLSFPFTPASDMAGVVESIGEGVTRFKPGARVISTFFPEWIDGKPQADARNLPYKTSGGYFQGMLAEYVIVKEDALAASPETLDDAEASTLPCAGLTAWFALVERGQLRAGQSVLVQGTGGVAIFALQIAKAHGAEVFVTSGSDEKLALAKTLGASQGINRLKGDWAENTLALTQDRGIDHIIETVGGENLKHSLRAVAVHGRISVIGVLAGTEITLSAGELLLKSPVIQGIGVGHRRALEDFIRAVDVTGLKPVIEHRYRFNELEQAFEHLDRGAFGKIVLTRD, from the coding sequence ATGACAGAGACAATGCAACGCTGGTCCATGGACGCCCTCGGGCGCGAGAACCTCAAGCTGACTCAGGCACCCGTTCCACAGCCCGGCCCGGGTGAAGTGCGCGTACGGGTGAATGCCGTTGCGCTTAACTATCGCGATAAAATGGTTGTTGAAGGCACAATGCCGATCCCGCTTTCCTTCCCGTTTACCCCGGCGTCTGACATGGCGGGCGTGGTGGAGAGCATTGGTGAAGGCGTTACCCGCTTCAAACCCGGCGCACGCGTCATCTCAACCTTCTTCCCTGAGTGGATCGACGGTAAGCCGCAGGCGGACGCGCGCAATCTGCCCTATAAAACGTCCGGCGGATACTTCCAGGGCATGCTGGCCGAGTATGTGATTGTGAAGGAGGACGCGCTGGCGGCCTCTCCGGAGACTCTGGATGACGCCGAGGCCAGCACGCTGCCCTGCGCAGGGCTTACCGCCTGGTTTGCGCTGGTGGAGCGCGGCCAGCTGCGCGCCGGGCAATCGGTGCTGGTGCAGGGCACGGGCGGCGTGGCGATTTTCGCCCTGCAAATTGCAAAAGCGCACGGGGCGGAGGTGTTTGTCACCTCGGGGAGTGATGAAAAACTGGCGCTGGCCAAAACGCTGGGGGCCAGCCAGGGCATCAACCGGCTGAAAGGCGACTGGGCTGAAAATACGCTGGCGCTCACGCAGGATCGCGGCATCGACCATATTATCGAGACCGTAGGGGGAGAGAACCTGAAGCATTCCCTGCGCGCCGTTGCTGTTCACGGGCGTATATCGGTGATTGGCGTGCTGGCCGGGACGGAAATCACGCTCTCTGCTGGCGAACTGCTGCTGAAATCCCCCGTCATTCAGGGGATTGGCGTAGGTCACCGCCGGGCGCTGGAAGATTTTATCCGCGCTGTGGATGTCACCGGACTGAAGCCGGTGATCGAACATCGCTACCGTTTTAACGAGCTTGAACAGGCGTTTGAACATCTCGATCGCGGGGCGTTCGGTAAAATCGTTCTCACCCGCGATTAA
- a CDS encoding YceK/YidQ family lipoprotein: protein MMKNVLIKLTTFSGVVLLCGCSSVMSHTGGKEGTYPGTRASAAMISDDDTNWGTKSLVILDMPFTAVADTLLLPWDMFRKDSSVRSRVEKSEQENLATNAVIPPAEMPPR, encoded by the coding sequence ATGATGAAAAATGTTCTGATAAAGCTGACGACGTTCAGCGGGGTAGTTTTACTTTGCGGGTGTTCGAGCGTGATGTCTCACACCGGCGGTAAAGAAGGAACATATCCGGGGACGCGGGCCAGCGCGGCAATGATCTCCGATGACGATACAAACTGGGGTACCAAATCCCTGGTTATCCTGGATATGCCGTTTACGGCCGTGGCGGATACGCTTTTGCTACCGTGGGATATGTTTCGTAAGGACAGCTCCGTGCGCTCACGGGTAGAAAAAAGCGAGCAGGAGAATCTGGCCACAAACGCCGTCATCCCGCCCGCAGAGATGCCTCCACGCTAG